Proteins from one Oscillatoria nigro-viridis PCC 7112 genomic window:
- a CDS encoding tetratricopeptide repeat protein, which yields MEADRALDFTNSLLVARNLKTLDNLDSAIFREAWIGVQGRTYQQVADSEGYGVGTVKDAASNLWKRLSALFGDGEKVKRDNLQAVVERYWRSYSKLEPQSGQTVPAQVSLGLDAELEIENPNFLGRCGAIEDLNTLVAQGAKVIVIQSAGGMGKTTLAREYLKSQGFDRTIELLMAKETENITALESAIEEWLKQDFQEEPGPDFGVTLGRLKRQLQTHKVGVLIDNLEAALDGQGKFIEPHRLYVELLRVLADAAVQSVTLITSRDRLCDSDVTVEHYLLPGLEVEVWRQFFSCRNINIDDVALKEMHKVYGGNAKAMGIICGTIREDFDGDMAAYWLENSDHPLVETDLKNLVTSQFNRLLELDSEAYQLLCRLGCYRYQDVPTVPTDGVLCLLWDVPEAGRRQIIKSLLHRSLVESQKGEYWLHPAIREEAVDRLSPGDWETANRKAAEFWTESVENIETVEDALKAFEAYYHYVAISCFDQAASVILKKINIQFAKDYKLGRALYKLGFLQPIISATTRILNNVTSDYYLSGLYSLLGICYRILGEINQAIECHQMSEIKATKSLQIIAKSSEPENGQQANLEFWKVNAAINIGFCQIEMRELESAMEIFVKLKNSRDESGSNSYSIHVGLAFLNSCVGTKKEAVKLAEKLYADREDSQLVGTGYKLVFLAATYQNLGETEKALSLYRQAIAQADQNQYTTIKAKALSGIAELYRERGEFDRALQHHAEAIEILDRASAKLDRAEACYQLGLTEQKLGNIEKTQENFDRAIQLFSEMDASKQVEKVQLAATKKTEKIPN from the coding sequence ATGGAAGCCGATCGCGCACTGGATTTTACCAACTCGTTACTTGTGGCTCGAAACCTGAAAACTCTCGACAACCTTGACAGCGCTATCTTTCGCGAAGCATGGATCGGGGTGCAAGGCAGGACGTACCAACAGGTTGCAGATAGTGAAGGGTATGGAGTAGGGACTGTTAAGGATGCTGCCTCTAATTTGTGGAAGCGGCTTTCAGCTTTGTTTGGAGATGGCGAAAAAGTCAAAAGAGACAACCTTCAAGCGGTAGTAGAACGGTATTGGCGCAGCTACTCGAAACTAGAACCCCAGTCGGGACAAACTGTTCCAGCCCAAGTATCTCTCGGACTTGATGCGGAGTTGGAAATCGAAAACCCGAATTTTTTGGGCCGGTGCGGGGCGATCGAAGATCTCAATACTCTTGTCGCCCAAGGTGCAAAAGTGATTGTCATCCAAAGTGCCGGCGGTATGGGCAAAACAACTTTGGCCAGAGAGTATCTCAAATCTCAAGGGTTCGATCGAACCATTGAACTGTTGATGGCAAAAGAGACAGAGAACATTACAGCTTTGGAAAGCGCGATCGAAGAATGGCTGAAGCAAGACTTTCAGGAAGAACCAGGGCCAGACTTTGGCGTCACCTTGGGGCGGTTGAAGCGGCAGCTTCAGACTCACAAAGTCGGCGTATTAATTGACAATTTGGAAGCTGCACTCGACGGACAAGGTAAGTTTATTGAACCGCACCGGCTTTACGTGGAACTGTTGCGAGTTTTGGCTGACGCAGCGGTGCAGTCGGTAACGCTGATTACGAGTCGCGATCGACTGTGCGATTCAGATGTAACCGTCGAACACTACCTGCTTCCGGGATTAGAGGTAGAAGTTTGGCGGCAGTTTTTTAGCTGCCGCAACATCAATATAGATGATGTCGCCCTCAAGGAAATGCACAAAGTTTACGGCGGCAATGCCAAAGCAATGGGTATTATTTGCGGCACGATCCGAGAAGATTTTGACGGAGATATGGCGGCTTACTGGCTGGAAAACAGCGATCATCCGCTCGTTGAAACTGACTTAAAAAATTTAGTTACCAGTCAATTCAACCGCCTCCTCGAACTCGATTCCGAAGCCTATCAACTCCTCTGTCGCTTGGGCTGTTACCGCTATCAAGACGTGCCGACAGTCCCTACTGACGGAGTTTTGTGCTTGCTGTGGGACGTGCCCGAAGCCGGACGCCGACAAATCATTAAATCGCTGTTGCACCGATCGCTAGTCGAGTCTCAGAAGGGCGAATACTGGCTGCATCCAGCAATTCGGGAAGAAGCGGTCGATCGGCTCTCGCCCGGAGACTGGGAAACTGCAAATCGCAAAGCAGCCGAGTTCTGGACAGAGAGTGTTGAAAATATTGAGACTGTAGAAGATGCCCTGAAAGCTTTTGAAGCTTACTATCATTATGTGGCAATTAGCTGTTTCGACCAGGCCGCGAGCGTCATCCTCAAAAAAATCAATATCCAGTTTGCCAAAGATTACAAGCTCGGTAGAGCGCTCTACAAATTAGGTTTCTTGCAGCCAATAATTTCAGCAACTACTCGCATCCTCAACAATGTGACTTCTGATTATTATTTGAGCGGTTTATACAGTCTTTTAGGCATTTGTTATCGGATCTTAGGCGAAATCAATCAAGCCATAGAATGCCATCAAATGTCAGAAATAAAAGCAACTAAATCTTTGCAAATTATAGCGAAAAGCAGCGAACCTGAAAACGGCCAACAAGCTAATCTGGAATTTTGGAAAGTTAACGCTGCAATTAATATAGGTTTTTGTCAAATAGAAATGCGGGAATTGGAATCAGCTATGGAGATATTTGTCAAGCTGAAAAATTCGCGGGACGAAAGCGGGAGCAATAGCTATTCGATCCATGTCGGGTTAGCTTTCCTCAACTCCTGTGTCGGAACCAAAAAAGAGGCGGTGAAACTCGCCGAAAAACTTTATGCCGATCGGGAAGACAGTCAGTTGGTGGGTACGGGATACAAGTTAGTTTTTCTCGCCGCCACCTATCAAAACCTGGGAGAGACGGAGAAAGCTTTGAGCTTGTACCGCCAAGCGATCGCCCAAGCCGACCAAAATCAGTACACCACCATCAAAGCCAAAGCTCTCAGCGGTATCGCCGAACTGTACCGCGAACGGGGAGAATTCGATCGAGCCCTGCAGCACCATGCAGAAGCAATAGAAATACTCGATCGAGCCAGCGCTAAATTAGACCGAGCCGAAGCTTGCTATCAACTAGGACTAACAGAACAAAAACTCGGTAACATCGAGAAAACCCAAGAAAATTTTGACCGCGCCATTCAACTGTTCAGCGAAATGGACGCTAGCAAACAAGTAGAAAAAGTACAGTTAGCAGCCACAAAAAAAACAGAAAAAATACCTAATTAA
- the rodA gene encoding rod shape-determining protein RodA yields MLQRIQVRNRWKFIFKPWEEADPWLFAACIALTIFGGIMIRSVEINQGLIDWWRHWVTGAVGLFLAIIISRCRYQILIEWKWPIYILINLSLIAVRFIGTTGLGAQRWINIGGFYLQPSEFAKVGMIVTLAALLHDKTVPTVRDMLRMLAIMAVPWGLIFAEPNLGTSLVFGAITMGMFYWGNVNPGWLILLFSPLISVLLNNLSIPIWVAWVVIAGIIAWRTLPWPWLGTFGAVLVNVVSGHVGHIFWNVLKDYQKMRLTGFLNPEKDPLGSGYHLIQSRIAIGAGELKGRGLFQGTQTQLNFIPEQHTDFIFSAIGEELGFIGCICVLFVFWLICFRLVMLAQSAHDNFGSLLAIGVLSMLIFQVFVNIGMNIGLAPVTGIPLPFLSYGNASLLSNFLGLGLVEAVASQRQRKKRWN; encoded by the coding sequence ATGTTGCAGAGAATACAAGTCAGAAACCGCTGGAAATTCATCTTCAAACCCTGGGAAGAAGCAGACCCTTGGCTGTTCGCCGCTTGCATCGCCCTCACCATCTTCGGGGGAATCATGATCCGCAGCGTCGAAATCAACCAGGGGCTGATCGACTGGTGGCGGCACTGGGTAACAGGGGCAGTCGGTTTGTTCCTCGCCATCATCATTTCCCGCTGCCGTTACCAAATACTGATTGAGTGGAAATGGCCGATTTACATATTAATCAATTTGTCGCTGATCGCAGTGCGGTTTATCGGTACTACAGGACTCGGGGCCCAGCGGTGGATCAACATCGGCGGCTTTTACCTGCAACCGTCAGAATTTGCCAAAGTAGGCATGATTGTCACTTTAGCAGCTCTCCTGCACGACAAGACTGTCCCCACTGTCCGGGATATGTTGAGGATGCTGGCGATTATGGCTGTACCCTGGGGATTGATATTTGCCGAACCAAATTTAGGTACTTCGTTGGTGTTCGGCGCGATCACAATGGGGATGTTTTACTGGGGTAATGTCAATCCCGGCTGGCTAATATTGCTATTCTCTCCTCTCATCTCTGTTCTCCTCAATAACCTGTCTATACCGATTTGGGTAGCCTGGGTAGTTATTGCGGGTATTATCGCTTGGCGAACCCTGCCTTGGCCCTGGTTGGGGACTTTCGGTGCTGTGCTGGTGAACGTTGTTTCGGGACACGTCGGACATATTTTTTGGAATGTGCTCAAGGATTATCAAAAAATGCGCCTGACAGGGTTTTTAAACCCCGAGAAAGATCCTTTAGGCAGCGGGTATCACTTGATTCAATCTCGGATTGCTATTGGCGCTGGGGAACTGAAGGGCCGGGGTTTGTTTCAGGGAACGCAAACTCAGCTTAACTTTATTCCCGAACAGCATACGGACTTTATCTTTTCAGCTATTGGCGAAGAATTGGGGTTTATTGGCTGCATTTGCGTGCTGTTTGTGTTCTGGTTAATTTGTTTCCGGTTGGTGATGCTCGCTCAAAGTGCTCACGATAATTTTGGTTCTTTGCTGGCGATCGGCGTACTGTCAATGTTGATTTTTCAGGTGTTCGTAAATATTGGGATGAACATTGGCTTGGCGCCGGTTACGGGCATTCCGCTACCTTTCCTGAGTTACGGGAATGCGTCGCTGCTGAGTAATTTTCTCGGCCTGGGACTGGTGGAGGCGGTGGCAAGCCAGCGACAGCGCAAGAAGCGTTGGAATTAG
- a CDS encoding VOC family protein, whose translation MKLKRLGHVAVCVQDIEKSAEFYRNLGMELVWKDADWAYLKAGEDGLALLSPSYDQAGPHFGFVFDDRTEMESAYQQLKADGVSVTRIHEHRDGTASFYGRDPDGNGFEYLYEPA comes from the coding sequence ATGAAACTAAAACGATTGGGACACGTAGCCGTCTGCGTGCAAGACATAGAGAAGTCTGCTGAATTCTACCGCAACTTGGGCATGGAGTTAGTCTGGAAAGATGCAGACTGGGCTTATTTGAAAGCAGGAGAGGACGGATTGGCGCTGTTGAGTCCGAGTTACGACCAAGCAGGGCCGCATTTTGGGTTTGTATTTGACGATCGTACAGAAATGGAATCCGCCTACCAACAACTCAAAGCCGATGGTGTTTCCGTCACCCGCATTCACGAACACCGCGACGGTACTGCATCTTTTTACGGCAGAGATCCAGATGGGAACGGCTTCGAGTATCTTTACGAACCGGCCTGA
- a CDS encoding proton extrusion protein PcxA, with translation MNTSPWHRIVKYLYSANQWYRETPERALEQAYDAALAIKAIEDEHFGGQGISERSGDYGHSTLSYFQSELKKYLKVIQTRMVEFNASRSFLELPERVGAKPKAGQSADRHQHGLGLDNKDRASLVFEKLEFIDGVIDKYINNSKSTAIVPVVGSVNLASKSTTNSSSPPDQKNKGSANYVQIHDGEVDTNYEEVNLLPRSLLGTLNRITKDLDPGAEKEVVKNFRNSKVKTIISLRFILLLILVPLLTNQISKNFLVGPIVDNFRGQENAPVFINIDMEEEALEQLDRFEQHLKFERLIGTAPSLSLEETEKKIAERAVELAEEYRAESGGAIKNIFADLMSCIAFVAIIVTNKKEIEILKSFMDDVIYGLSDSAKAFVIILFTDVFVGFHSPHGWEIILEGLSRHLGLPENRQFIFLFIATFPVILDTVFKYWIFRYLNRSSPSAVATYKNMNE, from the coding sequence ATGAATACTTCTCCGTGGCACAGGATTGTAAAATATCTCTACAGCGCTAACCAATGGTATCGAGAAACGCCTGAGAGAGCGCTAGAACAGGCTTACGATGCTGCGTTAGCAATTAAGGCGATCGAAGACGAGCATTTTGGCGGTCAAGGAATCTCTGAGCGATCGGGAGATTACGGACATAGCACCCTGTCTTACTTTCAATCCGAACTGAAAAAATACCTCAAGGTCATCCAAACCAGAATGGTTGAGTTTAATGCTAGCCGTTCTTTTTTGGAATTGCCGGAGCGCGTGGGGGCAAAACCGAAGGCGGGACAGAGCGCGGATCGTCACCAGCACGGATTAGGTCTTGACAATAAAGATCGAGCATCCCTTGTATTTGAGAAGCTAGAGTTTATTGATGGAGTCATCGACAAGTATATTAATAATAGTAAGTCAACTGCAATTGTCCCGGTTGTCGGTTCAGTAAATCTGGCGTCAAAATCTACAACAAATAGCAGCTCTCCACCTGACCAAAAAAATAAAGGCTCAGCTAATTATGTTCAAATTCACGATGGTGAGGTTGACACTAACTATGAAGAAGTGAATTTATTGCCGCGATCGCTTTTGGGAACTTTGAATCGAATTACTAAAGATTTAGATCCGGGAGCTGAAAAAGAAGTAGTCAAAAACTTTCGCAATTCCAAAGTAAAAACAATTATTTCTCTCAGATTTATTTTGCTTTTGATTTTAGTTCCCCTGTTGACGAATCAAATCTCCAAAAACTTTCTAGTGGGACCGATAGTTGACAATTTTCGAGGGCAAGAAAATGCTCCCGTCTTCATAAATATTGACATGGAAGAAGAAGCCCTGGAACAACTGGATAGATTTGAGCAGCACCTCAAATTTGAAAGGTTAATAGGCACTGCTCCCTCGCTTTCTTTAGAGGAAACGGAAAAGAAGATTGCCGAGAGAGCAGTTGAGCTAGCGGAGGAATACCGCGCTGAAAGTGGTGGAGCCATTAAAAATATTTTTGCCGATTTGATGTCCTGCATAGCCTTTGTCGCGATAATCGTCACTAACAAGAAAGAGATTGAGATTTTAAAGTCTTTCATGGACGATGTGATTTACGGCCTCAGCGACAGTGCGAAAGCTTTCGTAATTATTTTGTTTACGGATGTGTTTGTCGGATTCCACTCGCCTCACGGTTGGGAAATAATTCTAGAAGGTTTATCGAGGCATTTAGGACTGCCAGAAAATAGGCAGTTTATATTTCTGTTCATTGCGACGTTTCCAGTTATCTTGGATACGGTATTTAAGTATTGGATATTTCGTTATTTAAACCGGAGTTCGCCTTCGGCTGTTGCTACGTACAAGAATATGAACGAATAA